The following are encoded in a window of Brettanomyces bruxellensis chromosome 9, complete sequence genomic DNA:
- a CDS encoding uncharacterized protein (BUSCO:EOG092608WI), with protein MYRSSSSTAQDWGSVDDSEVVELLDTLGSKNKVANDLNAATSNSSGGSPVVLTDKDEDSSPIVDVPSSQIDNEESNNPAITSSDTISETWHSMSNAQSQAMSSTANGYDFHLSSSDRLIPTVKDAASDNHSGILIHPTSSNAEDPFLPTQKDLQPPSQSIELNINSSPKKDNSEDLAFPVLTSPSHEPSSPFLSNTSKQPTSSSVGFNTLDEQEVFEELEEAKAQNGSQKEHVELKKFTSPPTESNSSVKAAEFKSVLKDVDRIPSPPPIGDDKSQQVEEELEFGDYATYFHNKHIKQQEQDQDFVDFAKRAQNKVCPPIFKGCVIYVNGKTSPDIAQLHKLIILHGGKFLAYLGAKGNATHIIAEVLTPRKRIEFRNYKVVRPAWILDSIEAGKILPWSNYMLINNDYGQKRLNFWTSGNGNALELQQKKGQDEDKQDEDKDDPAFQISQISEYTDPEPALDEKEQQDDEMMEGVAGHAQKYKQLTAKDPGFLDNFFAKSRLHHLSTWKMDLRSKFLQRAIQTLQKRHTRSNLPPNTHKVIIHVDFDCFFATVSALKHNPPIDIHKYPICVTHGSNGSDIASCNYIARAQGCRNGMWLGKAKKLCPDLMCLDYNFEAYEQISRMFYDTILQYDVDSILPVSVDEALLDVSSLCVKENAEVLMKDIRLKVFSKTGCSVSCGCGPNVLLAKLCLKKAKPDGQFKVDPEHIQDFIDGVKFQDLPGMGYRITEKLESGLGKENISVGQLKAVSKERLTAMFGMKTGTTIYEYVRGVDHTSIDILSDRAKFVRKSLSININWGVRFDESVEVEQFLERLSKVMNKRLEDACMIGGSVSLKLALRHPKAPVDPAKFLGMGRCIFVSKASAFGSKTRNSGLISGELKYLWRVLGAEPKELRGIAITMGKLSSDDGTTSKGSQSKLVLPNSDEKRVSGALKRKQNDLELTHAQKKVKSADLFSSNVPSSPLKSAIPTGEDEPLIVKQLRLSPKKKNRKRNIAFQPVQITRDEINWDVFGELPMSIQQEIKQELRRRDLAASPKKKKKVSDVIRVKGRLLFKSELSTKYGGITRGNQPQKVVITQKLIDSHAILRFQGIPISEFDTIKKKLLEWIDTSINDKEGPFDEDVGMFSDLMFKLIEIGEILKFLSILDVMKVRLQDRSDKPGYAKWETVLAEFKAILKDTNTDKMFQYGF; from the exons ATGTACCGCAGCTCTTCAAGCACAGCCCAGGATTGGGGTTCAGTTGATGATTCCGAAGTGGTGGAGCTGTTAGACACATTAGGTTCCAAGAATAAAGTTGCAAATGATCTAAATGCGGCTACTTCCAATTCTAGTGGCGGCAGTCCTGTGGTTCTAACCGACAAAGATGAGGATTCTTCCCCAATTGTTGACGTTCCATCTTCACAAATagataatgaagaaagcaacAATCCAGCCATAACCTCCTCAGATACAATATCTGAGACATGGCATTCGATGAGTAATGCTCA GTCTCAGGCAATGAGTTCTACCGCAAACGGTTACGACTTTCATCTTAGCAGTTCAGATCGGCTAATTCCTACTGTTAAAGATGCAGCATCGGATAATCATTCGGGAATATTGATACATCCCACTTCCAGCAATGCAGAAGATCCGTTTTTGCCCACGCAAAAGGACTTGCAACCTCCATCTCAGTCCATTGAATTGAATATCAATTCAAGCCCAAAGAAAGACAACAGTGAAGATTTGGCATTTCCAGTATTGACAAGTCCGTCTCACGAACCAAGCTCCCCGTTTCTGTCCAATACTTCCAAACAACCTACCTCCAGTTCGGTTGGCTTCAATACACTGGATGAACAAGAAGTATTCGAAGAGTTGGAGGAGGCCAAAGCTCAAAATGGATCTCAGAAAGAGCACGTAGAGCTCAAAAAGTTTACTTCACCACCTACAGAAAGCAACAGCTCTGTTAAGGCAGCTGAGTTCAAGTCTGTGTTAAAGGATGTGGATAGAATACCATCACCGCCTCCGATTGGTGATGATAAGAGTCAGCAGGTTGAAGAAGAGCTTGAATTTGGAGATTATGCGACGTATTTCCACAATAAGCATATTAAACAGCAAGAGCAAGATCAAGACTTCGTTGATTTTGCCAAGAGAGCTCAGAATAAGGTGTGTCCGCCCATTTTTAAAGGATGTGTCATATACGTAAACGGTAAAACGTCTCCGGACATAGCCCAGCTTCATAAACTGATCATATTGCATGGTGGTAAGTTTTTGGCATATTTAGGAGCCAAAGGTAATGCCACGCATATTATTGCCGAGGTTTTGACACCAAGAAAACGGATTGAGTTTAGAAACTACAAGGTTGTGCGGCCGGCATGGATATTGGACAGTATTGAGGCTGGAAAGATTCTTCCCTGGAGCAATTATATGTTGATCAACAACGACTATGGGCAGAAACGGCTCAATTTCTGGACTTCCGGAAATGGCAATGCTTTGGAATTGCAGCAAAAGAAAGGTCAGGATGAAGATAAGCAGGATGAAGATAAGGATGACCCTGCATTTCAGATATCGCAGATATCCGAGTATACCGACCCGGAACCAGCTCTGGATGAGAAAGAGCAGCAGGATGATGAGATGATGGAAGGTGTTGCTGGCCACGCTCAGAAATACAAACAGTTAACAGCAAAGGATCCGGGTTTCCTTGATAATTTCTTTGCCAAGTCAAGACTTCATCATCTCAGCACTTGGAAGATGGATCTTCGGTCGAAATTCTTGCAAAGAGCAATTCAGACACTTCAGAAGCGGCACACAAGGTCTAATTTACCACCCAATACACATAAAGTCATCATTCATGTGGATTTTGACTGCTTTTTTGCAACCGTGTCTGCCTTGAAACACAATCCACCAATTGACATTCACAAGTATCCAATTTGCGTGACACACGGCAGCAATGGGTCCGATATTGCCTCCTGTAATTACATAGCACGTGCACAGGGATGCAGAAATGGAATGTGGTTGGGAAAGGCTAAGAAACTCTGTCCGGATCTCATGTGTTTGGATTATAACTTTGAGGCATATGAGCAGATTTCGCGGATGTTTTATGACACCATACTACAGTATGATGTGGACTCGATCTTGCCCGTGAGTGTAGATGAAGCTTTGCTGGATGTCAGCAGCTTGTGTGTCAAGGAGAATGCTGAAGTGTTGATGAAAGACATCAGGTTGAAAGTATTTTCCAAAACTGGGTGCTCTGTGAGTTGTGGGTGTGGTCCGAATGTTCTTTTGGCAAAGCTGTGTCTAAAAAAGGCAAAGCCCGATGGGCAATTCAAAGTTGATCCCGAGCATATTCAGGATTTTATAGATGGAGTCAAGTTTCAGGATCTACCGGGGATGGGGTACCGCATCACCGAAAAACTGGAAAGTGGACTGGGAAAGGAGAATATCTCAGTGGGGCAGTTGAAGGcagtttcaaaagaaagactAACTGCGATGTTTGGAATGAAGACTGGAACCACTATTTATGAATATGTCCGTGGTGTAGATCACACATCAATCGATATTCTGTCGGATCGGGCCAAGTTTGTTCGCAAATCACTATCAATAAACATCAACTGGGGTGTTAGATTCGATGAAAGTGTCGAAGTTGAGCAGTTCCTCGAACGGTTGTCCAAAGTTATGAATAAGAGACTGGAAGATGCCTGTATGATAGGTGGGTCTGTCAGTTTGAAGTTGGCTTTAAGACATCCGAAAGCTCCTGTTGATCCTGCAAAGTTTTTGGGCATGGGAAGATGCATTTTTGTGTCTAAAGCATCGGCATTTGGCAGCAAAACGAGGAACTCTGGTTTGATCAGTGGTGAATTGAAGTACTTGTGGCGAGTTTTGGGAGCTGAGCCAAAGGAGTTGCGAGGTATTGCAATAACTATGGGCAAACTATCTTCAGATGATGGCACAACCAGTAAGGGCAGCCAGAGCAAGCTTGTATTGCCCAATTCAGATGAAAAGCGTGTCTCTGGagctttgaaaagaaagcagaatGATTTGGAATTGACGCATGCtcagaagaaagtaaagAGTGCagatttgttttcttccaatGTTCCATCTTCTCCTTTGAAAAGTGCAATTCCAACTGGTGAAGACGAACCACTCATAGTGAAGCAATTACGGCTTTCGcccaaaaagaagaacagaAAGCGGAATATAGCATTTCAGCCTGTGCAAATAACCCGGGACGAGATAAACTGGGACGTGTTTGGAGAATTGCCGATGAGTATTCAgcaagaaataaagcaggAGTTAAGACGGCGAGATTTAGCTGCCAGCcccaagaagaagaagaaggtgagTGATGTTATTCGTGTTAAAGGCAGACTGCTTTTTAAAAGTGAACTTTCAACAAAATATGGTGGTATTACTCGTGGTAATCAGCCACAGAAAGTCGTCATCACGCAAAAGTTGATTGATTCTCATGCCATTTTGAGGTTTCAGGGAATACCGATAAGTGAGTTCGACACgatcaagaagaagcttcTGGAATGGATAGATACATCGATTAATGATAAGGAGGGGCCATTTGATGAGGATGTGGGTATGTTCAGCGATCTCATGTTCAAGTTGATTGAAATTGGTGAAATCCTCAAGTTTTTGAGTATTCTGGATGTCATGAAGGTCCGATTACAGGACAGAAGTGATAAACCTGGATACGCAAAGTGGGAGACTGTTCTTGCCGAATTCAAGGCGATATTGAAAGATACAAATACGGATAAAATGTTTCAGTATGGCTTCTAG
- a CDS encoding uncharacterized protein (BUSCO:EOG09263FGN), with translation MLSLKNNWTTVLRSPSIPKAALMSVSRLQLRVRNINTVAPAEIETFLQKHKNDKILPVDASWYMPNVPANAYNEFQKERFNKDAVFFDIEKISDHSSPYPHMLPTKKLFEQEVGKLGISNDTSLLLYDRQGIFSLCRAAWMFEIFGHDPEKLFILNTFPSYKQSFSDPNLVMVVHEMINRLETTVTTKPSPHKPLAQAGEIGKSVTLIDARSNDRFTGAVAEPRAGISSGHVPGAVNLPFNELLTPNKSFLSRMTLDSVIKEHNIDESRPIIVMCGTGVTACVVRTGLILAGFNPDNIAVYDGSWTEWAMRAPKSLLAKGDA, from the exons ATGCTTTCGCTCAAAAACAACTGGACAACCGTCTTGAGATCTCCCTCAATTCCAAAGGCTGCTTTGATGTCCGTTTCAAGACTTCAACTGAGAGTTAGGAATATCAATACTGTTGCACCGGCAGAAATTGAAACTTTCTtgcaaaagcataaaaaCGACAAGATTTTACCAGTAGATGCATCTTGGTACATGCCAAACGTGCCTGCAAATGCGTACAACGAGTTTCAGAAGGAGAGATTCAACAAGGATGCCGTTTTCTTTGATATCGAGAAGATTTCAGACCACTCGAGCCCATATCCCCACATGCTTCCTACAAAAAAGTTGTTTGAACAGGAGGTAGGCAAACTAGGAATCAGCAACGACACTTCTCTCTTACTGTATGATCGCCAAGGgatcttttctctttgcaGAGCTGCCTGGATGTTTGAGATCTTTGGCCACGATCCTGAAAAGTTGTTTATTCTGAATACGTTTCCTTCCTACAAACAGTCCTTTTCAGATCCAAACTTGGTCATGGTCGTGCACGAGATGATCAACCGGTTGGAGACTACTGTCACTACAAAGCCTTCCCCACACAAACCT CTTGCACAGGCAGGTGAGATTGGCAAAAGCGTCACTTTAATTGATGCAAGATCCAACGACCGGTTCACGGGAGCTGTTGCTGAACCAAGAGCCGGAATATCATCCGGCCATGTCCCGGGTGCCGTTAATTTGCCATTTAACGAGTTGCTCACACCAAACAAATCGTTCTTGTCAAGAATGACCCTTGACTCTGTTATCAAGGAGCATAACATCGATGAATCAAGGCCGATCATCGTCATGTGTGGCACGGGTGTTACTGCATGCGTTGTGCGGACTGGATTGATTCTTGCAGGCTTCAATCCTGACAATATTGCCGTTTACGATGGTTCGTGGACTGAATGGGCCATGAGAGCCCCAAAGAGTCTTTTGGCAAAGGGTGATGCTTGA
- a CDS encoding uncharacterized protein (BUSCO:EOG09260BL6): MPDKVRNGNEAKDSEEEDGESMIASEQFGMVDFSKMFDGSTEHAADAMDFSDEDELAEEVEEDKGKGDEEVKSRDVGGDESGDESDDLLKELEQEGMQGVDEVESSEIIPGGGLFGNQIAPDSSKPDVQVEQENLPEQGSPVDDADVEKKKIEKLKEKERREKLLRVFYPSFHRGEPIKMTELFPVVPLDFPYQQPPPVGPIPLIPTKIQFDVRPDSRKDFRSSGKKPVQVKSSSQRGVMSLPERRVISLEGKTIEQLRDEVDESGKKSKDQKAKRSRDHEVRSTELSEYNKDLVLSTADWDDNEILEGTIDGAGTSGVRVSGNGARMRLVDTPMDDWDEGQQGQNILEGRLYPEDINLQLDLNDPGLLFEDEEAKLQRRKKRRLAAASTGEKIIHAVIPGNSKVLESRYNVSNDRAYDILKKNYHAKVRSTIGNLTIEHAPPAIRLQSPYYSVKPTPKTLRMFHRPRFVVRSNTTMLFSRPKPRRRKKDRGKSVEDLFSETGSLTLGDTGHFFFLEYSEEQPAVLNKFGMGSKIINYYRKMTDGDTSRPKLPVGETHVLGIEDRSPFWNFGFVEKGSIVPTFYNQMVRAPIFRHDSAITDFLLVRSSGMGSSQRYFLKSIDNLYTVGQTFPAVEVPGPHSRKVSAISKNRLKMIVYRILNSDEHQRLLVKDISTHFPEHTDMQNRQRLKEFMEYQRSGEDQGFWKLKSHQQVPGYETTREMISPEDICLLESMKCARQHFGDIEKLRRERLEEVDDSGAATNSNANDTNRDSSPAPTSHREELQEMELAPWNTTRNFIQATQGKAMLQIHGKGDPSSNGSAFSFLKISMKGGFLKNVESEVGTPVSQKETKRQGKVHGGANDKGGNAHSYNVAEQQKLYDEEIAKVWYRQQEVLGSENGNHGKPRKVSDEEMKDSHYMRTANQRVNKEVDEMPRYLKITRMVRNSYGILERQVDIIKDPKVVELYVKKRQAKLLEDPTELDSNSLVLTNDAEENLKVKKRLEEALAKLQKQQEKKKKKTSGITPANIDSHGRISGRGIGKGKSTSRRCATCGMLGHIRTNKCCPLYYTIHNKSNPNYIPGSEKSAHLLKMTEQSKK; encoded by the coding sequence ATGCCGGACAAAGTAAGGAATGGGAATGAAGCCAAGGACAGTGAAGAGGAGGATGGAGAGTCGATGATTGCAAGTGAGCAGTTTGGCATGGTGGATTTCAGCAAGATGTTTGATGGGAGTACAGAGCATGCAGCGGATGCAATGGATTTTagtgatgaggatgagttAGCAGAGGAAGTTGAGGAGGATAAAGGCAAGGGGGATGAAGAAGTTAAAAGTCGGGATGTAGGGGGAGATGAATCCGGtgatgaaagtgatgaTTTGTTGAAGGAACTCGAGCAGGAAGGAATGCAAGGTGTGGATGAAGTTGAGTCCTCGGAAATTATCCCAGGAGGTGGTTTATTTGGCAATCAGATTGCCCCCGACAGTTCCAAACCAGATGTGCAGGTTGAGCAAGAGAATTTGCCGGAACAGGGGAGCCCTGTGGATGATGCggatgttgaaaagaagaaaattgagaagttgaaggagaaagaaaggcGAGAAAAGCTTTTAAGAGTATTTTACCCATCCTTCCACAGGGGAGAGCCAATCAAAATGACAGAATTGTTCCCCGTTGTGCCGCTTGACTTCCCATACCAGCAGCCTCCTCCAGTTGGGCCGATTCCGTTGATTCCAACTAAAATTCAGTTTGATGTCAGACCAGACTCTCGAAAAGATTTCCGATCCTCGGGAAAAAAGCCAGTCCAGGTAAAGAGCAGCTCGCAGAGAGGTGTGATGTCTCTTCCTGAGCGAAGAGTCATCTCTTTAGAGGGGAAAACCATCGAGCAATTAAGAGATGAGGTGGATGAATCGGGAAAAAAGAGTAAGGaccaaaaagcaaagaggAGCAGAGATCACGAGGTGCGATCAACCGAGCTATCCGAGTACAACAAGGACTTGGTGCTCTCGACTGCAGACTGGGACGATAATGAGATCCTGGAAGGTACGATCGACGGTGCTGGTACTAGTGGTGTACGGGTGTCTGGAAATGGTGCAAGGATGCGTTTGGTGGACACGCCGATGGACGATTGGGACGAGGGGCAGCAGGGCCAGAACATTCTCGAAGGTCGCCTGTATCCGGAGGACATCAATCTCCAGCTTGATCTCAATGATCCGGGTCTTTTGtttgaggatgaggaggCAAAACTacaaaggaggaagaaaagaaggctGGCAGCAGCGTCAACAGGCGAGAAAATCATACATGCGGTGATTCCCGGGAATTCGAAGGTTCTGGAATCGCGGTACAACGTGTCAAACGACCGGGCTTAcgatattttgaagaagaactaCCACGCCAAGGTGAGGTCCACGATTGGAAATCTTACAATTGAGCATGCACCGCCTGCAATCCGGTTGCAATCACCGTATTATTCGGTCAAGCCAACGCCAAAAACGTTGCGGATGTTCCACCGGCCGCGTTTTGTTGTTCGTTCGAACACTACAATGTTGTTTTCTCGGCCGAAACCCCGCCGCAGGAAAAAGGACCGCGGCAAGAGTGTTGAGGATTTGTTTTCAGAGACAGGAAGTCTGACTCTGGGAGATACAGgccacttcttctttctggaGTACTCGGAAGAGCAGCCGGCAGTGCTCAACAAGTTTGGGATGGGTTCCAAGATCATCAACTACTACAGAAAGATGACAGATGGAGATACATCGAGGCCAAAACTCCCCGTGGGGGAGACGCATGTGCTTGGAATAGAGGACAGATCACCGTTTTGGAACTTCGGATTTGTCGAGAAGGGAAGCATCGTGCCGACTTTCTACAACCAGATGGTCCGGGCACCGATCTTCAGGCATGATTCGGCAATTACGGACTTTCTGTTGGTGCGGAGTTCCGGAATGGGCAGTTCCCAGCGATATTTCTTGAAGAGCATCGACAATTTATACACCGTTGGCCAGACTTTCCCCGCAGTTGAGGTCCCCGGCCCACATTCCAGAAAAGTGTCGGCCATTTCGAAAAATAGACTCAAGATGATCGTTTATCGGATCCTGAACTCGGACGAGCACCAGCGGTTACTTGTTAAAGATATTTCGACGCATTTCCCGGAGCATACAGACATGCAGAATAGGCAGAGGTTGAAGGAGTTCATGGAGTACCAGAGAAGTGGTGAAGACCAGGGATTTTGGAAGTTGAAGTCTCACCAGCAGGTCCCGGGGTACGAAACCACCCGGGAGATGATCTCTCCCGAGGATATATGTCTTTTGGAGTCGATGAAGTGCGCCAGGCAGCATTTTGGAGACATTGAGAAGTTGCGTAGGGAAAGATTGGAGGAGGTGGATGACAGTGGTGCTGCCACTAACAGCAATGCTAACGATACCAACCGTGATTCCTCGCCTGCACCCACATCCCACAGAGAAGAACTCCAAGAGATGGAGCTGGCACCTTGGAATACAACGAGGAACTTCATTCAGGCAACCCAGGGTAAAGCCATGCTTCAAATTCACGGCAAGGGAGACCCGTCCAGCAACGGGTCGGCATTCTCGTTTCTCAAGATTTCCATGAAGGGAGgattcttgaaaaatgtgGAGAGCGAGGTGGGGACGCCAGTATCGCAGAAGGAGACGAAAAGACAGGGGAAAGTGCACGGCGGTGCAAACGATAAAGGTGGAAATGCACACTCGTATAACGTGGCTGAGCAGCAGAAGCTGTACGACGAGGAAATTGCGAAAGTTTGGTACCGGCAGCAGGAGGTTTTGGGCTCGGAAAATGGTAATCACGGCAAACCCAGGAAAGTGAGCGATGAAGAAATGAAGGATAGCCACTACATGAGGACTGCGAACCAGAGAGTGAATAAGGAGGTGGATGAGATGCCCAGGTACTTGAAGATTACTCGCATGGTGAGAAACAGCTATGGAATCTTGGAAAGACAGGTGGATATCATTAAAGATCCCAAGGTGGTCGAGCTGTACgtgaagaaaagacagGCCAAGTTGCTTGAAGACCCAACCGAGCTCGATAGCAACAGTTTGGTGCTCACAAATGATGCTGAGGAGAACTTGAAGGTCAAGAAAAGACTCGAGGAGGCTTTGGCTAAGTTGCAGAAgcagcaagaaaagaagaagaagaaaacttcCGGTATCACTCCTGCAAACATCGACTCCCACGGCCGGATTAGCGGAAGGGGAATCGGCAAGGGAAAATCTACAAGTAGAAGATGTGCTACTTGTGGTATGTTGGGACATATCAGGACTAACAAGTGCTGTCCACTATACTACACCATTCACAACAAATCCAATCCGAACTACATCCCTGGAAGTGAGAAGAGTGCACACTTGCTCAAGATGACCGAGCAGAGCAAGAAGTGA
- a CDS encoding uncharacterized protein (BUSCO:EOG092640BS) codes for MDSKHHILRSFDAFPKVPPSNQVRTTRGSISSIFTYVFLFFLIWVEIGGYIDGFIDYQFSVDDVIRTNLFLNMDITVASPCKSLQVDVRDSTADRMLAEEKLNFQGLPNAMPWEMYQKTKEVVSPKLEDILANSLGAKFVIEGQRQNDDLPYCRIFGTLPVNRVRGSLYITGKGFGSTFLRSQPQTLNFTHQITEFSFGDFYPFFDNPLDMTYQVTEENAHTFQYKLSVIPTQYEKLGVDIDTTQYAMSLYESSRKYVSGIFVQYDFEPIKMIVAERRLSFWHFLIKLVTIIGGIWIVCKWCYRVLEKLLSIALGKDVLRRGEEKKEGGLLDSLDEETFEKI; via the exons ATGGACAGCAAGCACCATATTCTCCGGAGTTTTGATGCCTTTC CAAAGGTGCCGCCATCAAACCAAGTCAGAACCACCAGGGGATCAATTAGCTCAATCTTCACGTATGTGTTCTTGTTCTTCCTGATATGGGTCGAAATAGGTGGATACATAGATGGTTTTATCGATTACCAGTTTAGTGTCGATGATGTTATACGAACAAACCTTTTCCTCAACATGGACATCACTGTTGCCTCACCATGTAAATCTTTACAAGTCGATGTGAGGGATTCCACTGCTGACAGAATGTTGGCCGAGGAAAAGCTCAACTTCCAAGGTCTTCCTAATGCAATGCCTTGGGAAATGTATCAAAAAACGAAGGAGGTGGTTTCACCGAAGTTGGAAGACATCCTAGCCAACTCTCTTGGTGCAAAGTTTGTGATTGAGGGCCAAAGGCAGAATGATGACTTGCCATATTGCCGGATCTTTGGAACTTTGCCTGTTAATAGAGTTAGAGGATCTCTCTATATAACTGGAAAAGGTTTCGGGTCCACTTTTCTCCGGTCTCAGCCGCAAACCTTGAATTTCACGCATCAAATTACAGAATTCTCGTTTGGTGACTTCTATCCATTCTTCGATAATCCACTGGATATGACCTACCAGGTTACAGAAGAGAACGCACATACATTCCAGTACAAGTTAAGTGTTATCCCTACTCAATATGAGAAGTTAGGTGTAGACATTGACACAACTCAGTACGCAATGTCTTTGTATGAGTCCTCGCGGAAGTATGTGTCTGGAATTTTTGTCCAATACGATTTCGAGCCAATCAAGATGATTGTTGCTGAAAGAAGGCTTTCATTCTGGCACTTCCTCATAAAGCTGGTCACCATTATAGGTGGAATCTGGATTGTTTGCAAGTGGTGTTACAGAGTTTTAGAGAAACTACTTTCAATAGCTCTCGGCAAGGATGTTTTGAGAAGGggagaggaaaagaaggagggAGGTCTTCTTGATTCCTTGGATGAAGAGAcatttgaaaagatatgA
- the GGC1 gene encoding Mitochondrial GTP/GDP carrier protein 1 (BUSCO:EOG09263JTO): MAGNNDRKESGKARILGSASAGVCEIAVFHPIDTITKRMMSNQTPITTVSKFNQVIFKEQYRAPIMKRVLSLYPGLGYAACYKILQRVYKYGGQPFVKEYLTRNYRDDFESLFGPHTGKAMISATAGSIIGMGEVVLLPLDVMKIKSQTNPEAFKGRGFFTIMKEEGIRNLYKGWGWTMARNLPGSFALFGGNTFAKEYIFHLKDHSSATLAQNFGASICGACASLVISAPLDVIKTRIQNKNFDSKETGVTIVKDMFKNEGITSFFKGLTPKLLTTGPKLVFSFAMAQTLIPAFDNALSKKPKND, from the coding sequence ATGGCCGGCAATAATGACAGAAAGGAATCAGGAAAGGCCAGAATCTTGGGCTCGGCCTCTGCTGGTGTTTGTGAGATTGCAGTTTTCCATCCAATCGATACTATTACcaaaagaatgatgagTAACCAAACACCAATTACAACAGTGTCAAAATTCAATCAAGTTATTTTTAAGGAGCAGTATCGTGCCCCAATAATGAAGAGGGTTCTTTCCCTTTATCCTGGTTTGGGATATGCGGCTTGTTACAAGATTCTTCAAAGAGTCTATAAGTATGGTGGACAACCATTTGTGAAGGAGTATCTAACAAGGAATTACAGAGATGATTTTGAGTCCTTGTTTGGTCCACACACGGGTAAGGCAATGATTTCGGCTACTGCCGGTTCGATCATCGGTATGGGTGAGGTTGTTTTGCTTCCATTGGATGTGATGAAGATCAAAAGTCAAACCAATCCAGAAGCCTTCAAGGGAAGAGGATTCTTCACAATTATGAAGGAGGAAGGTATCAGAAATTTATACAAGGGCTGGGGCTGGACCATGGCCAGAAACTTGCCGGGTTCGTTTGCTTTGTTTGGAGGTAACACGTTTGCCAAAGAGTACATTTTCCACTTGAAAGATCACTCTTCTGCTACCCTGGCTCAGAACTTTGGTGCCTCGATTTGCGGAGCTTGTGCCTCATTGGTCATTTCTGCACCATTGGATGTGATTAAAACCCGAATCCAGAATAAGAACTTTGACTCCAAGGAGACCGGAGTCACTATTGTCAAGGATATGTTCAAGAATGAAGGTATCACGTCGTTTTTCAAGGGATTGACTCCGAAATTGTTGACTACTGGTCCAAAATTGGTGTTCTCGTTTGCTATGGCACAGACTCTCATTCCAGCTTTCGACAATGCATTGTCTAAGAAGCCTAAGAACGATTGA